TTGTCCCCAGTGCCATTTTTACGGTGGATACGAACAAAGTCATTACGAGCTGGAATGCCCGGGCAGAGAAAATTACCGGTTATACGGCACATGAAATGGTCGGAAGTACCTGTTTTCTTTTTGCCCAAACACCGTGTCAGGAGAGTTGCGGACTGTTTGATGAAGGCATTGAGACGCCGATCATGGGGCGCGAATGCACCATTCGCCATAAAGACGGATCCGTGCTCACAATCAGTAAGAATGCTGATTTTCTGCGGGACACCAGCGGCCGGGTTGTTGGTGGTATCGAATGTTTCGAAGATATTACCGTCCGCAAGCGTTCCGAAGAAGCTCTGCAGTGGGAACTGGCACTCAACAGCCGGCTGGCAAAATTGTCGCATTCCATCTTGCATCATGCCGGAAATGTCCGTGAAGTTGCCTGCGAGGTGCTTGAATATGCCCGTAATCTGACTGGCAGTACGCACGGCTTTGTTGCGGAATTTGATGAACAGGATCGGGTCCAGAGGCTGTGGGATTACACGGCAATGTTTGAAGGCTTACAGAAGCATCAGGGACATCCGATCATCCCGGCCCCCGCCAATGGACGCGGGTCGTTGCTCCATTCTGTCTACAAGCGTCAAAACGGTGTCTACTTTAATTCGTTAGAACAACTCAGCGCTGTTAACCTTGCCGAAGGGATCAGCGAGGAAATTACCCATTTTATGGCTGTTCCGGTTTGTGACAGCAAGCGAATTATCGGTCAAGTCGCCCTGGCCAACAATGCAAATGGTTATGGTAAACGTGAATTGCAGGCTGTAGAACAGTTGGCAGAACTGTTCGCGGTGGTGTTATCCCAGGCTCACGATCTTCAATGTTCCAATGAACTGCAAAATTGTCACTATGCGGTCAAGAGCCTGGAAGTCTGTCAGATGTAATCATGTCATGAGATGCAATGAAAAAAGCCATCATCGCTGGGGGGCGTGATGGCTTTTTTATTCTGCGTATTGTCGAGATCACGATTCGGGCGGAATCTTGAACACGACATGAACTCCCGGAAGTTTCTCCAGTTTTTCAGTGCTAAACTGGCGTGTGTCGCCAATGACACCAAGGATCGTGCGATTGGCACCGGTTGACTGGTGAAAGTCGAAGTCTTCATCAATCAGGAACTGTTTGACCTGTTGTAACGCCTCATCCGAGACATCTTTTTTCATCACGACAAGCATGATCAGCGTCCTTTCGATTTAATCCGCTCAAGGGTTCGGGATTCATCAATGACCCGTTCAAACAGACGTTTGATCGCCTGATTATCCAGAGGTCCAGGATTGGCTTCCGTCATTTTCGTAAAAATGCGCTTTTCCCGTTCCGGATCATACACCGGCAGATCAAGTTCTTTTTTCAGGTGGCCAATCTCCAGTGCCAGTTCCGCCCGGCGGTTGAAGATTTTCAGCAGCTCTTTGTCCAGGCGGTCGATTTCCTGGCGGATGTCATCGATCGTCAAAATTCCCCCTAAAAAGTCTTTCGCAAAATAGTGTCATGTTTGCAGTGGATATCATCCGTCTGCGGGTAATCAATGGTGTAATGCAAACCACGACTCTCTTTGCGCTTCAGAGCGCAGCGAATAATCAGCTCGGCAACTGTCGCCAGGTTGCGTAATTCGAGCAAGTCGGTGGTGACGTAAAAATCCCAATAGTAATCGGCGATCTCCTCCTGAATCATCTGAATGCGGCGTAGAGCGCGAATCAGACGCTTGTCGGAGCGGACAATACCAACGTAGTTCCACATACTCATGCGGATCTCGTCCCAGTTGTGTTTGACCACCACTTCTTCGTCACTGTTGGTGGCGCTACCGTAATCCCAGGGCTCGACGGGAGGATATTCAAACGTTTCCTGTCGGACCACTTCCATGGCTTTGGCTGCAGCGCGTTCACCGAAAACAGCACCTTCAAGCAGACTGTTACTGGCCAGCCGATTGGCGCCATGAAGACCGGTACAGGAAACTTCCCCGATGGCGAACAGATTACGGATTTCCGTTTGACCGTGGCTGTCCACTTTGACACCGCCACAGAGGTAATGCGCTGCTGGGACAACAGGAATCGGCTGCTTGGACATGTCCACGCCGTATTTCATCAGGGTCTCATAAATATTGGGAAAACGTTCGCGAACGTAATCGGCACCCTTATGCGTGATGTCGAGGAAGACGCAGTCATCGCCGTTAGTTTTCATCTCATTGTCGATGGCACGGGCAACAATATCGCGAGGCGCGAGATCCTTGAGTTTATGGTACTTCTCCATAAACGGCGTGCCATCTGCGCGTTTAAGAATCGCGCCTTCGCCACGTACCGCTTCGGAGATCAAGAAGGATTTAGCATGGGGATGAAATAGCGTGGTGGGGTGGAACTGCATGAATTCCATGTTGGAGACAGCAGCTCCTGCCCGGTAAGCCATGGCAACGCCGTCGCCGGAAGCGATGTCCGGATTGGAGGTATAGAGATAAACTTTACCCGCACCGCCTGTGGCCAGCACGGTCACCTGTGCGCCAAAGGTGACGACCTCTTTGTTCTGGCTGTCCAGAACATAGGCGCCCAGACAGCGATTGCCCGGTACACGCCGATGCTTGACTTTGGCTTCGGTGATCAGATCGACGGCGCAGTGAAATTCATAAACGGTGATATTGGGATGTTTGGCGACTGCAGCCGCCAGCGCGCGTTCAATTTCCCGTCCGGTGATATCCGAGGCATGGAGAATGCGGCGATGGCTATGACCACCTTCGCGGGTCAGGTCGTATTCGCCATCACTGTTTTTAGTAAAGGCCGTGCCGAATTTGATCAGGTCCTGAATCGCTTTGGGGCCCCCTTCGACAACAAGATCGACAATGTCGCGATGGGAGAGATACGCACCGGCCACCATAGTATCTTCAGCATGGGCTTCAAACGAATCATCTTCGGAAAAAACCGTTGCGATGCCGCCTTGGGCGTAATTAGTCGAGGTCTCGTAAATTTCGCGTTTGGTGACGATGGAGACAGTGCCTTGATCTGCAACACGCAGGGCAAAGGAAAGCCCGGCAATGCCGCTACCGATAATGAGAAAGTCAGATGTGATCTTCATTGCGGTCCTCTGGAGGATAGAATAAAATTAAATGACACATTGCATAACGACAGATCCTCGCGTGAACACAGGATCGTGGTAGACTTTAAACCGAGTTGTAAACCGTAAAACATAAGCAACTCCGCATTATTGGCGCTGAAAGTTGATCCTGTCAAGAGCTTTGAGGCCGGGTGGGGATTGAGGAATTCGTCATTTTCGTTTAGAGTGAAGTGTTTAATGCTTATCGGGATGATAGAAAGCCATGTGTCTGCGTCGTTATATCGTATTTTGGAGCCTTTTGTATTGTGCTGTCCCGCTCGCCAGCGGGCACGCGGCAATCTATAAATACGTCGATGCATCCGGGCATATCCATTTCAGTAATGTGCCGGTTAAATCCCACTACAGCTTTTATGCCCATGAAGCTGATGATGGTAAGGCGCTGTCCCGTTCCGTTACGGAGTTGATTAAGCGCTATGCCGTGCTTAATCGGCTTGATGTCAATCTGGTCAGGGCGGTTGTACGCGCTGAGAGTAATTACGATATCCACGCCGTTTCTTCCAAAGGGGCGATCGGTTTGATGCAGCTCCATCCTGAAACTGCCAAAGATCTCAAGCTTTCCGATCCATTTGATCCGCTACAGAATATTTCCGGGGGCACTCGTTACCTTCGGCAAATGCTTGACCGCTTTCAGGGCAATCTCGATCTGGCCCTGGCGGCTTACAATGCCGGGCCGAGTACCGTTGAACGCTATGGTGGCATTCCACCCTATGAAGAAACCCGAAATTATGTGGAAAAAGTGAAACAATTTCAAAAATTCTACCGTCGGAGTGATACATAAATGAAGCTCAACACCTCCTCCTTGAATCTTCCCAATCTCCTGACATTGGGCCGAATTGGCTGTGTCCCGCTGGTTATGTTGTTACTGCTGTCTGATTCGCGTCAGATGGGGTTCTGGGCCGCAGTGGTGTTTTCAATTGCATCTATTACCGACTGGCTTGACGGTTATCTGGCGCGTAAGTGGCAACTTGTCACTGTCATGGGAAAATTTCTCGATCCTCTGGCCGATAAACTGATTGTTATGGCGGCATTGATTATGATGATCCCACTTGGTCGGGTTCCTGCCTGGGCGGTTTTTTTGATCATCGCGCGCGAAGTGACCGTAACCGGGTTGCGTTCTATTGCCTCATCCGAAGGCATTGTGATTGCCGCCAGTAACTTGGGGAAATATAAAACCATCTTCCAAATGGTGGCGATTATTGCCTTACTGCTTCATTATGATTACTACTGGTTCTTCGGCGTTCAATGGTCAATTTTTCATGTCGATATGCAATTTGTCGGCAGTTTCTTTTTCTATGTTTCATTTGTCATGGCCATGTGGTCAGGGGCAGATTATCTCTACAAGTTTTACAGTGTCTTGACCCAGACCTCTGACGATTAAAAGGTGCTTGAGCCTGGATGTGAAAATGAAGATAAAAAATGCATTCGCGACATTTTTTTATTTGACTTGATCCTGATATTTTTGTTAAAAGAATTCTCGCTTCACGCGGGAATAACTCAGTGGTAGAGTGCAACCTTGCCAAGGTTGACGTCGCGAGTTCGAATCTCGTTTCCCGCTCCATTTAATAGAAAGGCCTGATCTTGTTGATCAGGCCTTTTTCGTTTTTAAATCAGATGGTTATCTTGGGGCTTCCCATTTCCTTTTTTTGTAAGCTCTTTATGCTTCTTTCTATTCTGTTCCCTGAAAAATTCTGTGACAAATTTGCGACGCTTTTGTGACATTCGAGTCCTTGCCGGTCTGGTCGTTCAATGCCTATTTTCGCTATGCTCCGCGACGGATGAAAGGTCCGGAGCATGGTATCAAGGTTGAAGCGCTACCCTGGACCTACGGTAAAGAACGCACGACAATCTCGTATCAGTTTTTCTGGTGCGCTGGGTAAAGCGACTGTCCTAGGTAGCGTTCTCAATCAATCCAACCAAATAAGGGTTGATACCAAAACCAGCATAGAGTTGTAATTCCTTGCCAAGCGCTCATAGCGCGTTGCAATTCTTCGATATTTCTTGATTTTCTGGAAGAATCGCTCAACCAGATTGCGTTCTTTGTAAAGGTTTTTATCGTAGTCACGCTTCTTTTTGCGGTGGCTACGAGGTGGGACAACGGCAAGCGCTCCATTCTCATGGA
This is a stretch of genomic DNA from uncultured Desulfuromonas sp.. It encodes these proteins:
- a CDS encoding chorismate mutase, with translation MTIDDIRQEIDRLDKELLKIFNRRAELALEIGHLKKELDLPVYDPEREKRIFTKMTEANPGPLDNQAIKRLFERVIDESRTLERIKSKGR
- the nadB gene encoding L-aspartate oxidase; the protein is MKITSDFLIIGSGIAGLSFALRVADQGTVSIVTKREIYETSTNYAQGGIATVFSEDDSFEAHAEDTMVAGAYLSHRDIVDLVVEGGPKAIQDLIKFGTAFTKNSDGEYDLTREGGHSHRRILHASDITGREIERALAAAVAKHPNITVYEFHCAVDLITEAKVKHRRVPGNRCLGAYVLDSQNKEVVTFGAQVTVLATGGAGKVYLYTSNPDIASGDGVAMAYRAGAAVSNMEFMQFHPTTLFHPHAKSFLISEAVRGEGAILKRADGTPFMEKYHKLKDLAPRDIVARAIDNEMKTNGDDCVFLDITHKGADYVRERFPNIYETLMKYGVDMSKQPIPVVPAAHYLCGGVKVDSHGQTEIRNLFAIGEVSCTGLHGANRLASNSLLEGAVFGERAAAKAMEVVRQETFEYPPVEPWDYGSATNSDEEVVVKHNWDEIRMSMWNYVGIVRSDKRLIRALRRIQMIQEEIADYYWDFYVTTDLLELRNLATVAELIIRCALKRKESRGLHYTIDYPQTDDIHCKHDTILRKTF
- a CDS encoding lytic transglycosylase domain-containing protein; this encodes MCLRRYIVFWSLLYCAVPLASGHAAIYKYVDASGHIHFSNVPVKSHYSFYAHEADDGKALSRSVTELIKRYAVLNRLDVNLVRAVVRAESNYDIHAVSSKGAIGLMQLHPETAKDLKLSDPFDPLQNISGGTRYLRQMLDRFQGNLDLALAAYNAGPSTVERYGGIPPYEETRNYVEKVKQFQKFYRRSDT
- the pgsA gene encoding CDP-diacylglycerol--glycerol-3-phosphate 3-phosphatidyltransferase, whose translation is MKLNTSSLNLPNLLTLGRIGCVPLVMLLLLSDSRQMGFWAAVVFSIASITDWLDGYLARKWQLVTVMGKFLDPLADKLIVMAALIMMIPLGRVPAWAVFLIIAREVTVTGLRSIASSEGIVIAASNLGKYKTIFQMVAIIALLLHYDYYWFFGVQWSIFHVDMQFVGSFFFYVSFVMAMWSGADYLYKFYSVLTQTSDD